ATTAAACTCTTAATTTGCCACCTTCTGCAAACCATCTCTCCATCACTACTGAGAAATGCAGAAAGCAGTTTGCTTGGAAATGTACCCCAATTAGACAGCCCGAGGTTAAATGATATACTCTTTTAATTCTAATTGATGCTCTGCTTGTGTGAGACAACCGTTTGAGGGAATTATGATGATATCTGAGACTTCTTTTCCACTGATTCAGCAAGGGTGTTAATTTTTTACCTCTCCAGCGAGATCAACCGTTTTTGAGTGGCATGTGGTGACAGTGGCGTGGCTCCACAGCAGCAGGTCATGCATCGGCGCACCAACAATCTTACTGCGGCCAATCACTACGGCCTTCTTCCCAGCCACGGACACGCCTGCAGAAAAAGGTGAACATGTCCATCGATTCAGACCTTGTTCCAACTCTTTTGTTGcatttaatatgattttaagGGCACCAACTTCCTCtgaggtgtgtctgtgtttaccAGTTTGTCTGATCAACTCCATGCAGCCATTCGGTGTGCAGGGGATGAAACAGTCGCCCAGGTCCCCGCGAGACAGCTTCCCTGCATTTATGCAGGTTAGCCTACAAatggaccaaaacaaacacacacatgaacacattaaaTACAATCTAAGTTATCACTGTCTACAGATCTAAAAGCAGCCGTTTAAACTCACAGAAAGAAAGTGAGGAAACACACCAGAGTAAACACCCTGATCTTTAGTTTCATGTGTGCCCTTACCCATCTACGTCCTTCTCTGGTGCCACAGCGTTGGTGACCTTCTCTGTGTCCATCTTGTGGATCGAGTCTAAGGGCAGCTGCACGATGAGGCCGTGGACGGACGAGTTCTCGTTCACCTCTGTGATTTTGTGAAGAACCTACAGCAAAAACGGAGAGACACTCTCTTCACTCTTGAGACACATGATGGAATTTGGGAGCTTCATTAACAATGACATCAAAATCAGGGCCTGCTTGTTTAGCTGTaatctcacctcctcctctgttgccgTCTTGGGAAGTCTCATATGTGTGGCATTTATTCCAATCTGcagttgcaaaaaataaagagtttAGGCCTTAAATTAGGCTTAATTTCTACAATGTACAGTTGAGTAACAGATAGGCTCAATATTACTTGTAaatcttttaaatatgtatttatttaaaaaataaagaagaaaaataatgctgttacctctgctgctgctttcaacTTCATGCTGATGTACAGATTTGAATCATCGCGGTCTCCAACCTGCAAAGACATGTGGTATGAACGGAAAGGCCTCCTGCCATCCGGACAGAGTTTTTGCATAAACATGTCCAAAGTATGCAAAAAATCGGCGTTTAATAGAATACACTCATACATTTTCCATGCTTTTACACACAACAGCACAATTgtgaaggaagagaaaacaaaagtggaaaaattagccacatatgtatttatttatcttttattattttattttttttacactggacCCATGAATATTCCCATCTTGAACGTACCTGTAACACCACTAAGCCAGGGCTAAAGTTGGGATCCTGAAGCTTCATCTTCTCCACATCCTTTTTCAGACGCTCCCTCACCTGCCTGTGGACACATGACAACAGAATAAAACCCACTGTCCATGCAGAATTCCAAAAGGGACATAAGAAAACCAGGACATCAGAGAGTCACTTCAGGAGACGTGTCATATCTTTGGTATCTTTGTCTTTGCTTTATCTTTACTCGTGTTCTGGAGACTGGGAAACTTTCCAATACCTGAATTGTGACTTTATCTCTTCCACTCAACAGAAACTGAACCATTTAAAGACAAAGCGAGACAGTGGTGACACAAAGTTACCTGGACTTTAGCTCTTAAAGTCCCTGTCTGTTGAAGCAAAGCcaaacactgactgtatttCTGTCCACACGACAAATCATTCAGACTAAAAATCTCTAACCATAGACTGATTGTGGTTCAATTGCACAAATCAAATCTagattgagacacacacacacacacacacacacacacacacacacacacacacacacacacacacacacacacacacacacacacacacacacacacacacacacacacacacacacacacacacagatagagagagagagacagagtacCTTTGTGCATCACATGAACTTCATTGGCAGAGATGATGAAAGTCACAATGAGACTGATCATGCCTGCATGATGTAAAAGGAGTGACACCAATTTGAACTTCCTTTCAAATAATCTCAGAGAGTTTTAGCCCCAGTGACCCTTCAGTAACTAGGGGTTTTATACTTTTTGTACAAATAGTCATAGTTGGCTCACAGTGATAACTTTGATCCAAAACAGATCTTGATGTCTTAATTTTAAATATGTTGCTTTATGTTTATTTACCATGGGGAACATAGAAACTaaggattaaaagaaaaagaaacagattgTTCCCAGACTTCATAAAACCAGTCCAAAACATATTGTATCACAATAAGAGTCCTTATCTCAATGACGGGtgttaaaacataaacattccTGGTCACTGATCAACTGGTGCCATATTCCTATGATCATTCATACAAGCTGGCATAGTACAGTAGttcttctctgtgtttcccCTATTTCAAACCCCgcttctttaaaagaaaacacttgcATGAAGCTACATTTCCTGTAAGAGAGAACAGGCCTCGGTCTACAAAGGTCACTTGTTCGGCACAATCGATTGTATGTCGGCTTTCGCCGAGCTTCAGATATAACTGGAGAGACGGCGGATCTGTGGAGAGAGGGGGCACGAACCATTTGTGATGCACACAATTATTCAACTAATGGGAACAGTGAGGGGAAGTCAACAGGGTGCGGGCTGTTGTCACGTCTTGTGACAAGCACATGCAGCTAAATGACATTTGTGCTGTGTGAGTCATTCAAAATTGGAAtgatctaaaaaaagaaaatacaactggctcattataatgtaaaaacagaaaGTCAAATGAACAGTTGTCGTCTAGGgtttcacaataataataataatcattgcCAGCACCTGAGGTCACTGGATCGATAGAGCAAAGATCAtaccacacacacccacttgCCTCTTACACAATAACACTGCAGCATTTGCAATCATTCATTCCAGTGTTTTCAAATAACCCAAATTTATGGATTTACAACCACACCATAAGTTTGAGAATCACATATCCGTGGCTGATCAACATGACTGTCAGGAAACAAGTATCTCTGCCGCTTCTCTATAAATATCCTTAACAACACTTGCTGGCACACTTCATCCACGtggccagcagcagcatgtgcagCCAATTCAATCTCTCGTCGTGCAATCTTTCTGGAGCCAGATCCTCTACTTGACATACAGATCAGCAGCAGCGTGTCAAATGtgcacagcaacacacaaatgtacacataCACGCGTGAAGCGCGCGAGTCGTCGGCGACTCGTGGAACTTTAGCTACTACAGTGACACTGACGCAGGTGGCTAGTTAGCTGCAGAGTTAGCCAGCGCGATTAGCCAAGGTTTGCGGTACAGCCGCGTCTATATCCGTGCGTCCGTGAACGCGTCGGGTACAAAACGTGCACTTACGCTGACACTTCTTTCCCACTTATGACTTGAGCTGacatcttctctctccctggAAGTTGTGTGCTGCGTGATGCTGCGTGATGCTGCCGACTCGCTGCGCGCTGTACTGACAGAACTTCCCAAAACTTCAGTttatcgcaaaaaaaaaaaaagccccgtCGGAAGGGGACGTTCGTGGCGCAGGCTCCGTCCAAGGGGCCGACGCAGACGCTGGAAATTCGGCGTGTTGGTTATTCAGGAATAGCGTCACGGACGTAGAACGTCGCCTCAACCCAGGAGGGGGGGGTGACGACAGAGGACGAGGGCGGGGCTACCGCGAGGGGCCAATCGGAAATCTCTTGTAACCGCTAGTGGAAGCTATCGGCCAATGGCATTTCTGGTTTCCAGTCACGGGGGCGCGGGGACACGATTGGACGTAATTACGTGGAGAAACGGTAGGGGGCAGCACTGTATTTACGCCCCGCTCAGCCGTCAGTTGAACCCACGGCAGCGCTTGTTTACACGGGCCCAACTTGACGATCACTCGAGGCTGCCGATGCCCGCAGACGTGTTATCATTGAGACACTCGTCAGAGAGTGCTGGAAAAAACCGCCGTACTCATTCATCTGGCGATTAGTCCGACGTAAGACATGAAGAGGCACAGGGAGCTATGGAGAGTAGATGCGTGTTGAGCGACACCGCAGACCCACAAACGCGAAATTCACACGCTGACAACTATCTCCTCTTCGAAAGGCAAGTTGACAGCAGCGGGTACTTTGTCTGGTTGTGGGGCTGTGTGTGATCCGTGTAGGACGACTCATGGGCTTCACTCGCCCGTGCGTGGCTTCGTGTTGTTGTGAGCTAACTCGACGTTGCGTGCAGCTGTTTGCACACGAGTCCCCGCGTCCAGTGAGTTGCCATCGCTTGAAACGCAAAGTGCCGCGAAGCGAACGTCCCCCCGCGCTCAGGCCACGTCCGCTGACTGTCGTGCACAATGTGTCCCCAGGTCGAAGACGCTGTTCGAGGAAATCCGCGCCTCCATCAACAACAATGGCGAGGAGGACCGCTCCTTCTGGAGGCCCGTGCTCCCGTGGGGCGGCGTCTTCCCCATCAGGGCGGGACGCAAGGCCGTCTCGTGCACCCCGCTGTACGTGGAGATCAACCTCAAGAACACCTGCACCATCGACGGCTTCCTCATGATCCTGTACGTGATCCTGCGGGACAACCAGGGCTTTCCCCGCGAGCTGGCCGTCTTCCTGGGCAAGCAGTTCGTGGAGTACTTCCTCTACCTGATGGACTCGTGCGACTACACCACGGTGAAGATGCTGTGGATCTGGGACCGGATGTCCAAGAGACAGTACCGCTCGGCGGTCCACCGGGCCGCGCTGGAGATCGACCTGTTCGGCAACGAGCACGAGAACTTCACcaagaacctggagaacctcATGTGCACCGTGCAGGAGAGCCTGTGCACCGACTGGAGCTGCCCGGCCCGCTTCCAGGAGCTCATCAAGACCACGATCAACATCAGGTATACTACGCAAAGGCGGTGGGATATCCTGGTGCTGCCAAAGTGAACAAAAAGAAGCTGCAAAATCACCCTTTTGGCATTTTCACAAATAGAGTAAAGAGTCTCTGGCCTCTCTGTGACAATCTAGTCCAGATTTGACAAGTTTAGTTGTAGTGGTTTTCTATATGGACATGGTACAATACGGAGGACAGGTCGCTCAGCATTGTGAGTTAAGTTCCCCTCAGCTGCCGAAAGAGAAGCTGTATAAGAAAGCGCcgtataaatacagtccatttaccataaatTTCCTTTCACAAAGTAGGTCAAATCCTAATGACAGCGGTGTTGTTGTATGGTTAACACCATTTCCATTTGCTTTCAATGTCCCTctcacatcccccccccccagccctccTAATGAGCTGCCCCACAGAGACCCCATTCAGTCGGCCGTGGACGGGTTCTTCTGCCCCAAGCTCCTGCTCTGCTCAGAACTAGGGTGAGACACAGTTCACCATCGTCCAACTCATCTCATTCCACCTCCTTGACAGATTGATGGTCTTTTGCAACAGGTGCGATGGTCTGAGGGAGTTCTCTCAGAGGGTTTTCTGCCATGGACCCCCGCCCTTCGTCATTCTTAACATGCAGCGGTGGAAGTCAGAGGAGCTGTCCTATGTCCCTTACCACCTGGCTCTCTGTCAGCACAGGTATGTCTCCACAGGTTCGGTGTACAGTAGCGTGCTCTGGCCTCACTGCCGCGCAAGCCACTGTCATATGAACCTCCACAGCACTGACCTGCAGCATTATGTTTCCAGCATTTAAAGGCTGATGTATAAAACAATTATTCAAGAATCATAAAAGGGAGGCCAAAAAACAATAGACAATGGTCTTTAAATTTAATGAAAGCatgtcattaaatattttttgaaaatattatgttttttctttggactcagaagaatataaataaataaaaaattgttgcCATAATCATACAGCAAGATCAGTAGGATATGAAAAGTCAGAAATAGGCCATTTAAAGCTGCTAAGAAcaatcctgttttttcttttacagacaTAATCTCAGCTAATTAGTTGAACTAGTTGGAATTGAGACAAACCCATGTGTAGTCTCGACTTTCTCTGCATCAGTAAAGGAGAAGCAAGCTAATTTTAGAAATGTTACACGATTGAAAGACAGTGTTAAAAGAGACTGGTTAATTAAAAGTGTTACCTCCGATGAAAAGTGCCAAGTCCTCGCTGCTGGCTTTGCACCAGCATGAGTGAATGTTTTGTTATAGATGATTCTATCATCCAGCACTCAATATTTTCAAAGCAGCTGTCACTAAACAACAATTtctaaattcaaatgtttttacaccagatgaagttttttattttatctatcTCTGCCTTCGATACACGTTTAGTCACTAGGCCCCTGTCCTCTTTTCTATTCAGGTACTTGCTGGAGGGCGCCACACTCTTCAACAAGGAGGAGCACCACTACTCTGCAGCCTTCCAGATCGACGGCTGCTGGATGCACTACGACGGGTTGAGGAGCGACAATCTGATCTTGTTACACAAGCCGCcagagctcctgctgctgtcctCTCTGGTCTACATCCGCGCCGCCGACAAGTGAATTCATTGCATCTCAAGTGGACGAACGGACGAAGACCAGGAGTGACGCCGAGCTCAAGAATTAATGCAGTGGTCCACAGTTCCTACGATCATTTCTTTATCTTGACGCCGTGTATCGCATCGCATTCATGTAATCATGTTTCGTCTACGTAGCGCATCGTTTGAATCTTTCAGTAATTCTTCTCAGCATTTGCTTCCTCCTTTAGCGGTTAAATGTTCTGAATGACACATGCGCCATTTCACCTGAATGTTTGCAGacagcaaaatgaaaatgccTTATTTTGGGGGGCATGCTTGGAATCCAAGAATATAATGGACTATAATAGTTCTTAGTTGATAAGCATAAATAATAAGCATAGTACGCATTACCTGCCACACAGAAGGGACTGATATGACTTTAAAAATTGTCATGGAGG
The Scophthalmus maximus strain ysfricsl-2021 chromosome 15, ASM2237912v1, whole genome shotgun sequence DNA segment above includes these coding regions:
- the c15h14orf28 gene encoding uncharacterized protein C14orf28 homolog, with translation MESRCVLSDTADPQTRNSHADNYLLFERSKTLFEEIRASINNNGEEDRSFWRPVLPWGGVFPIRAGRKAVSCTPLYVEINLKNTCTIDGFLMILYVILRDNQGFPRELAVFLGKQFVEYFLYLMDSCDYTTVKMLWIWDRMSKRQYRSAVHRAALEIDLFGNEHENFTKNLENLMCTVQESLCTDWSCPARFQELIKTTINISPPNELPHRDPIQSAVDGFFCPKLLLCSELGCDGLREFSQRVFCHGPPPFVILNMQRWKSEELSYVPYHLALCQHRYLLEGATLFNKEEHHYSAAFQIDGCWMHYDGLRSDNLILLHKPPELLLLSSLVYIRAADK